A DNA window from Citrobacter tructae contains the following coding sequences:
- a CDS encoding oxidoreductase: MSHSEIRVVTGPANYFSYTGSLSRVHDFFTPDQLSRAVWVYGERAIVAARPFLPDAFNLAGATHLLFTGHCSETDVRQLANDAGDNRSMVIGVGGGALLDTAKALARRLGLPFVAIPTIAATCAAWTPLSVWYNDAGQALHFDIFDDANFLVLVDPQIILNAPEEYLLAGIGDTLAKWYEAVVLAPQPETLPLTVRLGINGALAIRDVLLSSSEQALDDKKQGKLTQAFCDVVDAIIAGGGMVGGLGERYTRVAAAHSVHNGLTVLPQTEKFLHGTKVAYGILVQSALLGQDDVLAQLTSAYQRFNLPTRLAQLDVDIDNRAEIDKVIAHTLRPVESIHALSVALTPETLRKAFEKVEAFTL; encoded by the coding sequence ATGAGTCATAGCGAAATTCGCGTCGTCACAGGCCCGGCCAACTATTTTTCCTACACCGGTAGCCTGTCCAGAGTGCATGATTTTTTCACCCCCGACCAGCTGTCGCGCGCCGTCTGGGTGTATGGCGAGCGCGCCATCGTCGCAGCACGACCTTTTCTGCCGGATGCATTTAATCTTGCCGGAGCGACACATCTGCTGTTTACCGGTCATTGCAGCGAAACTGACGTTCGCCAACTGGCCAACGATGCCGGAGATAACCGCAGCATGGTGATTGGCGTGGGCGGCGGCGCATTGCTCGATACCGCCAAAGCGCTGGCCCGTCGTCTCGGTTTACCTTTCGTGGCGATCCCAACCATTGCCGCAACCTGCGCGGCCTGGACGCCGCTCTCCGTGTGGTACAACGATGCGGGTCAGGCACTGCACTTCGACATTTTCGATGATGCTAACTTTCTGGTGCTGGTGGATCCGCAGATAATACTCAATGCACCGGAGGAATATTTACTGGCAGGGATCGGCGACACACTGGCGAAGTGGTACGAAGCGGTCGTTCTGGCACCACAGCCCGAAACGTTGCCGCTGACCGTACGTCTGGGGATCAACGGCGCGCTGGCAATCCGCGACGTGCTGCTCAGCAGCAGCGAACAAGCGCTGGACGATAAAAAACAGGGGAAACTCACTCAGGCTTTTTGCGATGTGGTGGATGCGATTATTGCTGGAGGCGGCATGGTCGGCGGTCTGGGCGAGCGTTACACTCGCGTGGCGGCGGCGCATTCGGTGCATAACGGCCTGACGGTACTTCCGCAGACCGAGAAATTTTTACACGGCACCAAAGTGGCCTACGGCATCCTGGTGCAAAGCGCGCTGCTGGGGCAAGATGATGTGCTGGCTCAGCTCACGTCGGCTTACCAACGTTTCAATCTCCCCACCCGTCTGGCCCAGTTAGACGTGGATATTGATAATCGCGCTGAGATCGATAAGGTCATCGCGCATACCCTGCGCCCAGTAGAATCTATTCACGCGCTGTCGGTGGCGTTAACGCCGGAAACGCTGCGCAAGGCTTTTGAGAAGGTAGAGGCATTTACGCTTTAA
- a CDS encoding YbdD/YjiX family protein: MFETLAKAGKYLGQTARLMIGVPDYDNYVEHMRITHPDQTPMTYEEFFRERQDARYGGKGGAKCC; this comes from the coding sequence ATGTTTGAAACACTCGCAAAAGCCGGGAAATATTTAGGCCAAACCGCCCGCCTGATGATTGGCGTGCCAGATTATGACAACTATGTTGAGCATATGCGCATCACACACCCGGACCAGACGCCAATGACTTACGAAGAATTCTTCCGTGAGCGACAAGATGCACGCTATGGGGGCAAAGGCGGCGCGAAGTGCTGTTGA